The Castanea sativa cultivar Marrone di Chiusa Pesio chromosome 4, ASM4071231v1 sequence AAGTCTAGTAGGAGAGGTAGATCCCGACTTAAATTAAAAcaccaaattaaatttttgacCTTAAAGTCTAGCGTTACTTTCGTTTTGTTCCCtaaagtttgagattttttattttggtctaccaaattttttttttttattttataaaatagttcTTTCTTTATGATTGATATAGCAAttaagtttcaacaaaataacatcatttagtgttatatataaattataatgttgtGACCTTGGTTATTTGTTTTCCTGTGAGAGTATCGCAAActagagaaaattaaatttctctTGAACAAAATGTTTTGTGTATATTTGGGGTTTGGATTTTAAGAAAGCGACAATATATGCTACTTTTAAcctgttttatttttatgtgaaatatttttcggaaaaaatattttatatatatatatgtagcaTAGAgagcaaggttgtcaaaatcgggatcctacgtaggatcgtaggaggtaggtgagatcgtggatcgtaggatcggatcgtaaatcgtaagatcctatattatttgagaaaaaaacaaaaaaaataaacatttgtatgttaaataatcacataaattatacattcattaatatgattaccatacatcactatattcatttataagcatcatttaaagaggtaaaaaatctcaaaatatgacactctattggaatattttttattcggATCCAACTGGCACACTCTCTACATTAGAGTTGAAAAATTTGGTctattgggattttatttttcatttaagtccAACTGAGCAATTTATTAAGTTTAAAAACATTACAAGAAATAAAGGTCGTTTGGGATCGTCAAAATCGTGTGATCCTATCGATCCTGAACGATCgcaaagatccttgaaagatcCGAATCGTTTTGAGCAGgtgagatcgtaaaatcgtaggatcgtaggatCTAGATcgagattttgacaaccatgataGAGAGTGACTCTATGCACCTCCCCACCGTCCAAGATCAATTAGATCTAGAACACCTATGCCTGAATCTatgtcttttcaattttttttttcaaaaatttaatcTCCTAGATCTTGAACTTCTATTGTATCTTGCTTGTAATATTTTCAAATTGGTTCAGATTTTGTGAGATTATgccatattaaattttattgttgatttgTGCATTGtgagattatattattttttggatttttttaccTATACAAACTAAATGCCTTAAAATGTTTTCCAAAGCATTTTTAGGAAAGTAAtaaaatacccaaaaacaaattcttttctaaaaattaaaagcaaattaATTTATCTTGGATATATAACGATACATATATAGTTAATTACATTTATAATCTATGATATTAATTGATGTGTGGCTTTGTAGTAAATTAGTTTACAAATATTAGATtctcaaacataaaaaaagtttacaaatatTAGAGTTTCAAACTATTAGGGAGGATTAATCATCATTAATGATCTAAcacatttgcaatttttttttaagccttgttagaaataaaaaaggaaaatgctaaaagtaTTACAtaatgttcacaatataatgtAACAATAATAGTGAAGGATGAGCTTCAATAAtgtaataaatgaatatttaaaatacttttttgtgattggtaatATGTCAGTTTGTAaatctataataaaatttgtgataTCCTTAACATCAATCATAGTAAAAGTGCAcaacaatttgaaaaaattcatatttttataaaattttgagtcTTTTACAATGAGATGGGGGCTTTTTTTGTAGAGGGTAAatattttgggggggggggggggccttTGGCCTAGGCCTAACTTGCCTAGGCACTGGGCCGGCCATGATTAATTATGCCAAGGTCCTCAAAATCGGatatcaaaaaccaaataaaatatatgcaTATAATAATTTGGATAATGTCTTTGTTACATATTGTCTGTAAGTTGTAAATGATCACTTTAACATAAACCCATCACTTTCTCTGTTAATTACAGTTGAGTACCtcaaaattatgacaaaaattgtaacacaaaagTTATGATACTAAGATTTTTGACTTGGTGTCATCAATTGTAAATTGTAAATGATCACTTTAACCTAGACTCATTactttttctctattatttacTGTTGACTTTATGTCAAAAATTATTACACAAAATTTATGATATTCTAAGATTTTCGACTTGGTGTGTATGAAATAGCCGTAGCACATGCTTTTGGAGATGTTGACCTCTTAAGGATCTCTATTGCAACTGCATGACATGAAATATAAAGAAAGCAATCAATTGGTAGTAATAATACTAATAGGCTAATAGCTACGTCATGTACATGAGGGAGCCAAGACAATgactcaaaaattttgaacttggaAAATTATGAATACAGAATGGGTCAGCCAATGGAAttaaccccccaaaaaaaacataaaaggaaatgGTCAGCTAATAGGCGGGGTCAAGCCAGTCAAAACTATTCAAATTCAACATTTTCCCGTATATGACCCAGTGTTATATTTCTGTTTCCAACACTATAAATAAGACCCAATGTGCCTGTCAATCTTCACTCAAAACCTTTTCTTTCTGCAACACAAATACACAAGATCCAAAAATATTCTTTCTGCAACACAAATACACAATAACCAAAGAGAAATAACCTCTCAATCAAATGGCTTCAGCTCTCCTTTTACCTtctgcatcttcttcttcttcttgttcaagGAAAATCCATGCTGCTATTCAAGTCCCAAAACTTCCAAAAGTCTCTTTCTCAGTTCCAAAAATACCAAAGAGAAATCTAGGTGAGGAACTGAATATAAGAAACGGGTTCATAAACACAACCCCAGTAGAAAAGTTCAATGTCATCGATGATAGATCACACAGGTCTAGTACTAATGTTACCATTCAACTCTATGCCATCTTAGAGGCCGTAGCTGATAGAGTAGAGATGCACGCCAACATTGGAGAGCAACGTGACAACTGGAACACCCTTCTTCTAAACTCCATCAACATAATAATTCTCACAGCTGCAACAATGGCTGGTGTCGCTGCAACTAGTGGCATTGGAATGCCTCTTTTGGCTTTGAAATTATCGTCTACTCTTTTGTATTCCGCAGCCACGGGAATGTTGCTTATAATGAACAAAATTCAACCTTCACAACTTGCCGAGGAGCAACGCAATGCTACAAGATTGTTCAAGCAGCTACAAAGCCAAATCCAAACCATGCTCGCCATTGGAACTCCAACTCAAGAAGATGTGAAGGAGCTGATGGAAAAGGTTTTGGCTCTTGACAAAGCCTACCCACTTCCCTTGCTTGGTGCAATGCTTGAAAAATTCCCAGCAAAGTTTGAGACAGCTGTTTGGTGGCCTAAAAATCAAGTActacaaaagaaaaacttttcaCATGAAGGAAAACAATGTAACAATGGATGGAGTGAGGAACTTGAAACGGAAATGCGAGAGATCATTAAGGTGGTGGAGAGAGAAGACATAGAGGACAATGTAAGACTTGGCAACTTGGCGTTGAAAATCAACAAAACTTTAGCTATCTCAGGTCCTTTACTCACAGGCATAGCAGCCTTTGGCTCAGCTTTTGTTGGTAATGGATCATGGGCACCAATAGTAGCAGTGGCTGCTGGGGCTTTAGCTAGCACAGTTAATGCTTTTGAGCATGGTGGACAAGTTGGTATGGTGATTGAGATGTATAGAAACTGTGGTGGATTTTTCCAGCTATTACAAGAATCAATTGAAGCCACACTTGAGGAAAAAGATttggagaaaagagaaaatggggAACTGTTTGAAATGAAGGTGGCTATGAAACTTGGAAGAAGCTTATCACAACTCAGAGAACTTGCTAAAAAGTCAGCTTCTTCCCGTGTAGACGAATTCGCAAGCAAGCTTTTCTAATTCTGGATCTTGTAATTAATCAAATTCTTTGATCTGTTAATTGTTTAtagcttaattaattaattgtacGATCTTCTAACATCGAAAAAAATGTCAGTTCtcaaattttagatatatatcaGCTACTTGTGGAAAgagtttgtaaaataaaatgtacGTATTTCTTAGTTTCTCGATCACTTAATTGAACTCTTTGATTTGTCaaatgattataattttttcaatgttaGAACATTAATGTTCTAACATTGAAAATTAATGTTCTAACATTGAAAAAATACtaattctcaaattttatattagctACGTGTGcaaaaaatttttgtaaaagaatatatatattctttggtTTCTTGCATATAATAACTTGAATTTTCCTATTACAAGGTGTTGAAAATCTAAGTTGCACAAACAAATAACTTTACGACCGTACCACAATAGAGttaaaaaatatgttgttgAAGAAGTAATTCTATGTAGATTAGTTGAATATTTAGTAGACTATTCAAGACAGGTGGTCAAAAAATTGCACGGGCTTAGATTATTTAAAATGTCTAAgtttatattgttttattatGTTGAATAGTTGGATTTGGTCACGAAATTGGAGATGGCTCAACTGAAACTTCCGGTCACCACCGCCACATTCCTTTTTTGTATCTCAGGCCAAAGAgtgaataaaccaaaaattcaaTGAAACCTATATATGGGTTGGATcaaaaacttataattaatGCCTTGGTCATATTGCCTCATGAATTCATAACAATAACTGAGAGGGGATATATGGAGACGCAAATAGTTTTGCGACATTCAAAACACATATAAATTACACAACAGAAGTTTTTGCCTTGTAATCAGAGGTTAGTATTGTGATgtaaaaggaaattggtaatAGAGCATGCTTTTCttgtttggtttttcttttttgggagaTATAGTTATATTgaattttacttgtaattaagATGTCAATTGTGTGACTCAATATACATGTGTatgtataattatttaattaattaaataattatacatattttgaaTCAAAATAATTTGTCTCATTATAAATACTTTATTTCATGTTCTATTAATCACAATATGCTATacattcattttctttctcttataaagccacaaaaatatttaataaaaaaaaattcaaatgcatGACACATTGCAGTATGTCAGTTATTAAAGcataaaagaaaacacaaagaaTGGTTTTTATTCCATATGTAGCGTGTGTTTTTatagatgtgtgtgtgtttgttaaTTATTAGATGCAtgaatttgagaaaatattccACGTTATATTTTACTAACTATAGCTTGTCATGAgcactttttgttttcttataaactaatcaaattcaatgaaaaataaattagaaacatATATATAGTAGTTGATAGGTTTGGCGGCGTGTAAAATGAAACACTAAAAACAATTGCATTAGTCCGGTCAAATTTttccgtctattttacactaaaaccctattttttctattttacattactACTTTTCCAAAGTACTCAcatcaatttatctattttacaatcccctctatttaaataataatattttttcaatttttaattttaattttatatttttattttgcccCTATctttatatcttttcttttgtactaatctttttttctttgtccttATCTCATCTCTCAAACCAATCTTATGCCCCTCTTCTACTCCTCCTTCTTCCTTCCATGGTAacttctccttcttcctttCGAGGTCATGGTCAGATCACCTCCCTCCACAAgcgtcttcttcttttttttcctctcatggTCAAATCACTTGTCCAACACAAGCACCAATCCCCTGTTGGGGTGCACGGCTGCACCTAGAGTTCAGCCCACATGGAATTCTATTTCAAGATGAAATAAGTGAAGTAGTTTGCAAGTACAAGAATACTATTCCTAATACAATGGAGTAGTTTGCAAGTACAAGAATACTATTCCTAATTATATTAGGAATAGTATTCCTAATTATATTAGGAATAATGTAGGCTACAAAAGCTTTTATATAAAGTTTTGTACGTGGGTTTAATGAATAGAGAGGGTTTTAAAGAGACTAAAGAGTGAAACACAATTTTGAAGCCAACTGAAGGAAAAAGAATAGTGCTATGTGCAAAActgagggaaaaaagaaaaggtaatttttttttttttgctcaagaCACACAAGGAAGATAAATAGAGGGTTTTCTCTAGCATGATTATTCAAAGTGAAAGATCTTGCTACCGGGTTTTGTGGTGAGGTTGTATTTGTTCCTAGAGTTATTATTGTATTTTCCCAATTTATTATGAACTTAGGTTTTAGGTATAACTTGAgtgttgtaatctctattttattatagtggattaaTCGGATTTGCTCTGTGGTTTTTCCCTCTACATTGAAGGGTTTTCCACGTAATTTCTTGGTGTTCttgttgattgattttttttttttcacttccgttgatttctattttctttattgCTTAGGTTATCTTTAATTTAATTCACATATAGACAGGGATTtatcccaacaagtggtattagagttTTAGTTGTTGGACGTGATTTTCTTGTGTTGAATTAAATGgaaaatatgaatatgaatagATTAAACTCATGACatcaaattatttgatttagaAGCCGATGATAGGGAATGTTCTTTACTATAAGGATTTGCATGATCCTATTGAGGGTGATAGTGCTAAGCCAAGCAAGATGTCTAATAAAGATTGGGATAAGTTAATTAGAAAAACCATTGGATATATTAGACAATGCATCGATGTGAGTATGTTTCATCATGTATCTCAAGAGACTAATGCAAAAGCTCTTTGGATAAAATTGAAGGGTCTATACGAAAGAAAGACagctcaaaataaagttgttgTGGCTAGAAAGCTTGTGAATTTGAAGCTTAAGGAAGGAAGATCCGTTGTCGAGCATTTGCTCTCACTTATAGATCTTCCCTGACAAAGACTTCGGAGCGAAGAACACGATTCAAGTCTGCGACGTTGCAAAGGCTTAGACGCTGACGTAcatgttgtttatctgtgaaaagAAACATCCGAGGAGATGAGCATGGTTAGATTAGCGATAAATATCAAGGGAAAGTGCAATAATGTGCAATGAAATTAAAAACGGTAAAAATAAATGGGATTGAGTCAtgggttagggaatctaactcttatagagtcacacctgggtctaCCCATTCGACTGGGTAGTGAAAACCGTCAAACTAGTTTTTCAAGGCGAtaagatagtcgtctttcatgcctttgttggacttgggaagacaggatatgagtctaacaatgctagacctggatttaaggtagtatcctacacttttaagtttgtggcactcgtacatataaacaacgtcgtgccatgtgaggttcggACCCATTTGCTTGTTTAAAgtatcgacacaacctaagaccctaaatacatttgGTGTGCACTGATCTGGGTATAACCTGTGGTTGCgtaggtattcgctggttatgtttttcatggggagggtcatctCACCTTCTAGGAAGGTGATGATGGgaatgataacttctccctctcttctagcgtcacctatggcttctactgggcaatattTTAAGCCTACGTTGTGGGAAATCTGATATTTGgcccgaaaaccctccataccggcgtcgatatctactaaacacttaaatctacccatttggtgggagtgCGAATGAAATTTTAGAGAAGGGAAGGGGTCT is a genomic window containing:
- the LOC142632261 gene encoding putative F-box protein At4g22030 encodes the protein MASALLLPSASSSSSCSRKIHAAIQVPKLPKVSFSVPKIPKRNLGEELNIRNGFINTTPVEKFNVIDDRSHRSSTNVTIQLYAILEAVADRVEMHANIGEQRDNWNTLLLNSINIIILTAATMAGVAATSGIGMPLLALKLSSTLLYSAATGMLLIMNKIQPSQLAEEQRNATRLFKQLQSQIQTMLAIGTPTQEDVKELMEKVLALDKAYPLPLLGAMLEKFPAKFETAVWWPKNQVLQKKNFSHEGKQCNNGWSEELETEMREIIKVVEREDIEDNVRLGNLALKINKTLAISGPLLTGIAAFGSAFVGNGSWAPIVAVAAGALASTVNAFEHGGQVGMVIEMYRNCGGFFQLLQESIEATLEEKDLEKRENGELFEMKVAMKLGRSLSQLRELAKKSASSRVDEFASKLF